One Acidimicrobiales bacterium genomic region harbors:
- a CDS encoding DUF742 domain-containing protein — translation MSEGHDLVRPYIMTGGRTRAQRRDLRIETLLQTKAGHIPALLPEEQQLVLEQCMSAVSVAEVAAHLRLVVGVVMILADDLIAAGLLDVHHTDPVEIELSMLTKMIERVRAI, via the coding sequence ATGAGCGAAGGTCACGATCTGGTACGGCCCTACATCATGACGGGCGGGCGTACCCGTGCTCAGAGACGTGACCTGCGAATTGAGACCCTCCTGCAGACCAAGGCAGGTCACATCCCCGCTCTCCTCCCGGAGGAGCAGCAGCTCGTGCTGGAGCAGTGCATGAGCGCCGTCTCCGTCGCCGAGGTGGCCGCCCATCTGCGGCTCGTGGTCGGTGTGGTGATGATCCTCGCCGACGACCTGATCGCTGCTGGCCTGCTCGACGTCCACCACACCGACCCGGTCGAGATCGAGCTGTCGATGCTCACCAAGATGATCGAACGCGTTCGGGCGATCTGA
- a CDS encoding ATP/GTP-binding protein — MQQTASGTTNRITSVKFVIAGGFGVGKTTFVGAISEIEPLRTEAAMTTASTGIDDRIGIEGKTTTTVAMDFGRITVDDTLVMYLFGTPGQERFGFMWDDICLGALGAVVLVDPRRITDCFPGIDYFEANAIPFVVGVNVFDAAPRYPIPEIREALGVTHETPIVETDARNKDSVKMVLLTLLEALVAKAKSRALQY; from the coding sequence GTGCAGCAAACCGCATCGGGCACGACCAACCGCATAACGTCGGTGAAGTTCGTCATCGCCGGAGGCTTCGGCGTCGGCAAGACGACGTTCGTCGGTGCGATCTCGGAGATCGAGCCGCTTCGCACCGAGGCCGCGATGACCACGGCGTCAACGGGCATCGACGACCGCATCGGGATCGAAGGCAAGACCACCACCACCGTCGCGATGGACTTCGGCCGCATCACGGTCGACGACACCCTGGTGATGTACCTCTTCGGTACTCCCGGCCAGGAGCGCTTCGGATTCATGTGGGACGACATCTGCCTCGGTGCGCTGGGCGCGGTGGTGCTGGTCGACCCGCGCCGGATCACCGACTGCTTCCCCGGCATCGACTACTTCGAGGCGAACGCCATACCGTTCGTCGTCGGCGTCAACGTCTTCGACGCAGCACCCCGCTATCCGATTCCCGAGATCCGGGAAGCACTCGGCGTAACGCACGAGACACCGATAGTGGAAACTGACGCTCGCAACAAGGATTCGGTCAAGATGGTGCTCTTGACCCTTCTGGAGGCGCTGGTGGCGAAGGCAAAGTCCCGAGCACTTCAGTACTGA